In one Bosea sp. RAC05 genomic region, the following are encoded:
- a CDS encoding ATP12 family chaperone protein: protein MSTDEFLARFGAAGQRQPDPVAAAQKAMRNALPSRFYEHAAVLERDGLFHVALDGRVARTPARNPLAVASRPVAEALAAEWDAPSDRIDPARMPLTRLVNSALDGVADQHEAVRAEIVRYAGSDALCYRAGEPQELVALQDKIWEPIRREVEARIGARFILAQGIVFAEQPPTTLDAVARHVAAIPAPVALAGAHNVMTLTGSTLLMLALHFGLRDADAIWAAAHCDEDYQIGIWGQDEEAAERRAIRRTEYDAAVLLLRHG from the coding sequence ATGTCGACCGATGAATTCCTCGCCCGCTTCGGCGCTGCCGGCCAGCGCCAGCCCGATCCCGTCGCCGCCGCGCAGAAGGCGATGCGCAACGCCCTGCCGAGCCGCTTCTACGAGCACGCCGCCGTGCTCGAGCGCGACGGGCTGTTCCATGTCGCGCTCGACGGCCGCGTCGCCCGCACCCCGGCCCGCAACCCGCTGGCGGTGGCCTCCCGCCCCGTCGCCGAGGCGCTCGCCGCCGAATGGGACGCACCGAGCGACAGGATCGATCCCGCCCGCATGCCGCTGACCCGGCTGGTCAATTCGGCGCTGGACGGCGTCGCCGACCAGCACGAGGCCGTGCGCGCCGAGATCGTCCGCTATGCCGGCTCCGACGCGCTCTGCTACCGCGCCGGCGAACCGCAGGAGTTGGTCGCGCTGCAGGACAAGATCTGGGAGCCGATCCGCCGCGAGGTCGAGGCCAGGATCGGCGCCCGCTTCATCCTCGCGCAGGGCATCGTCTTCGCAGAGCAGCCGCCGACCACGCTCGATGCGGTGGCGCGCCATGTCGCCGCCATCCCTGCCCCCGTCGCGCTGGCGGGCGCCCACAACGTCATGACGCTGACCGGCTCGACCCTGCTGATGCTGGCGCTCCATTTCGGCCTGCGCGACGCCGACGCGATCTGGGCCGCCGCCCATTGCGACGAGGACTACCAGATCGGCATCTGGGGCCAGGACGAGGAAGCGGCCGAGCGCCGCGCCATCCGCCGGACTGAGTATGATGCGGCGGTGCTGCTGCTCCGGCACGGCTAG
- a CDS encoding RidA family protein, whose translation MIAGGPRPVAPFSHAVEADGWVFITGQMPTDPAAPDAALPEGIAAQTRRVMDNLIIVLEGLGLSLANVTMARVYLTEFHRDYAEMNAAYAAYFPEGERPARTCIGVSGLALHALVEIDLVARRP comes from the coding sequence ATGATCGCGGGTGGTCCCCGTCCGGTCGCGCCCTTCTCCCATGCCGTCGAGGCCGATGGCTGGGTCTTCATCACCGGGCAGATGCCGACCGATCCGGCCGCCCCCGACGCGGCACTGCCCGAGGGCATTGCGGCGCAGACCCGCCGCGTCATGGACAATCTGATCATCGTGCTCGAAGGGCTCGGCCTGAGTCTCGCCAACGTCACCATGGCGCGCGTCTACCTGACCGAGTTCCACCGCGATTATGCAGAGATGAACGCGGCCTATGCCGCGTATTTCCCTGAAGGAGAGCGCCCGGCCCGCACCTGCATCGGCGTCTCCGGGCTGGCGCTGCATGCACTCGTCGAGATCGATCTCGTCGCGCGGCGGCCCTGA
- a CDS encoding acyl-CoA carboxylase subunit beta, with protein MKDILEQLEDRREGARQGGGAKRVAAQHGKGKLTARERIELLLDKDSFEEFDMFVQHRCVDFGMEKAEKIPGDGVVTGWGTVNGRTVFVFSKDFTVFGGSLSETHAQKIVKIQDMALKMRAPIVGLFDAGGARIQEGVAALGGYGEVFRRNVAASGVIPQISVIMGPCAGGDVYSPAMTDFIFMVRDTSYMFVTGPDVVKTVTNETVTSEELGGAKVHTAKSSVADGAFENDVEALLQVRRLLDFLPANNTAGVPEWPSFDVPDRVDMSLDTLVPDNPNKPYDIKELILKTLDEGDFFEIQGAYAGNIVTGFGRIEGRTVGVVANQPMVLAGVLDSDASRKAARFVRYCDAFEIPIVTFVDVPGFLPGTAQEYGGLIKHGAKLLYAYTECTVPLVTVITRKAFGGAYDVMASKHIGADVNYAWPTAQIAVMGAKGAVEIIFRGMDADGIAAKTKEYEDRFMSPFVAAERGYVDEVIMPHSTRRRIARALAMLRTKSVERPWRKHDNIPL; from the coding sequence ATGAAAGACATTCTCGAACAGCTCGAAGACCGACGCGAGGGCGCTCGCCAGGGCGGCGGCGCCAAGCGCGTCGCGGCACAGCACGGCAAGGGCAAGCTGACCGCCCGCGAGCGCATCGAACTCCTGCTCGACAAGGACTCCTTCGAGGAGTTCGACATGTTCGTGCAACATCGCTGCGTCGATTTCGGCATGGAGAAGGCCGAGAAGATCCCCGGCGACGGCGTCGTCACCGGCTGGGGCACGGTCAACGGCCGCACCGTCTTCGTCTTCTCCAAGGACTTCACCGTCTTTGGCGGCTCGCTGTCGGAGACCCACGCCCAGAAGATCGTCAAGATCCAGGACATGGCGCTGAAGATGCGCGCTCCCATCGTCGGCCTGTTCGACGCCGGCGGCGCCCGCATCCAGGAGGGCGTGGCGGCGCTCGGCGGCTATGGCGAGGTCTTCCGGCGCAATGTCGCGGCCTCGGGCGTCATCCCGCAGATCTCGGTGATCATGGGCCCCTGCGCCGGCGGCGACGTCTACTCGCCCGCCATGACCGACTTCATCTTCATGGTCCGCGACACCTCCTACATGTTCGTCACCGGCCCCGACGTGGTGAAGACCGTCACCAACGAGACCGTGACCTCGGAGGAGCTCGGCGGCGCCAAGGTCCACACCGCTAAGTCCTCCGTCGCCGACGGCGCCTTCGAGAACGATGTCGAGGCGCTGCTGCAGGTGCGCCGCCTGCTCGATTTCCTACCCGCCAACAACACGGCGGGCGTGCCGGAATGGCCGAGCTTCGACGTACCCGACCGCGTCGACATGAGCTTGGACACGCTGGTGCCGGACAACCCCAACAAGCCCTACGACATCAAGGAGCTGATCCTGAAGACGCTCGACGAGGGCGATTTCTTCGAGATCCAGGGAGCCTATGCCGGCAACATCGTCACCGGCTTCGGCCGCATCGAGGGCCGCACGGTCGGTGTCGTCGCCAACCAGCCGATGGTTCTGGCCGGCGTGCTCGACTCCGACGCCAGCCGCAAGGCCGCGCGCTTCGTGCGCTATTGCGACGCCTTCGAGATCCCGATCGTCACCTTCGTCGACGTGCCCGGCTTCCTGCCCGGAACGGCGCAGGAATATGGCGGCCTGATCAAGCACGGCGCCAAGCTGCTCTACGCTTATACCGAATGCACCGTGCCGCTGGTCACCGTGATCACCCGCAAGGCCTTCGGCGGCGCCTATGACGTGATGGCCTCGAAGCATATCGGCGCCGACGTCAACTACGCCTGGCCGACCGCCCAGATCGCCGTGATGGGCGCCAAGGGCGCGGTCGAGATCATCTTCCGCGGCATGGACGCGGATGGCATCGCCGCCAAGACGAAAGAGTATGAGGACCGCTTCATGTCGCCCTTCGTCGCGGCCGAGCGCGGCTATGTCGACGAGGTCATCATGCCGCATTCGACACGGCGGCGAATCGCGCGGGCGCTCGCCATGCTCAGGACCAAGAGCGTCGAGCGGCCCTGGCGCAAGCACGACAACATTCCGCTGTGA
- a CDS encoding MBOAT family O-acyltransferase — MLFNSFAFLFAFLPLALGLHWLVERFAPVWRLPLLLVLSLAFYAYWDWRFLPLLMASILVNWLVAEGFQKTRSGALITAAIVANLLLLALFKYFNFFGDLAAMIPGLPAPKLDLALPLGISFFTFHHVMYLTDLRRGQAPRYDLVRYGLYIAFFPQVLAGPLVRWREIMHQFDERPYQRPDAAERFGRGLLLLTAGLAKKVLIGDPLAEYANPVFAAAAAGQVVTVAEAWQATLAFTFQIYFDFSGYTDMALGLALLLGIVLPPNFEAPYRAASIQDFWRRWHMTLSRFLRDYLYIGLGGSRHGLPTQIWALFATMALGGLWHGAGLTFVAWGAAHGLALIVALLWRRAGWPMPPLLGWLLTFVFVALCWVLFRATSFEAALAIYKGLFGLAPLGTGFKWRALLPAAAFAIIGPTAWALVHRLPPARWLAFAAGVLFVLILFKIGEDANYEFIYFQF; from the coding sequence ATGCTCTTCAACTCCTTCGCCTTCCTCTTCGCCTTCCTGCCGCTGGCGCTCGGTCTGCACTGGCTGGTCGAGCGTTTCGCGCCGGTCTGGCGGCTGCCACTGCTGCTGGTGCTGTCGCTGGCCTTCTACGCCTATTGGGACTGGCGCTTCCTGCCGCTGCTGATGGCCTCGATCCTGGTCAACTGGCTGGTCGCGGAGGGCTTCCAGAAGACCCGCTCGGGCGCGCTGATCACGGCGGCGATCGTCGCCAACCTGCTGCTGCTGGCGCTGTTCAAGTACTTCAACTTCTTCGGCGATCTCGCTGCGATGATTCCGGGTTTGCCGGCGCCGAAGCTCGATCTGGCGCTCCCGCTGGGCATCTCGTTCTTCACCTTCCACCACGTCATGTACCTGACGGATCTGCGCCGCGGCCAGGCGCCGCGCTACGATCTGGTCCGCTACGGGCTCTACATCGCCTTCTTCCCGCAGGTTCTGGCGGGGCCGCTGGTGCGCTGGCGCGAGATCATGCACCAGTTCGACGAGCGCCCCTATCAGCGGCCCGACGCCGCCGAGCGCTTCGGGCGCGGGCTTCTGCTGCTCACCGCAGGCCTCGCCAAGAAGGTGCTGATCGGCGATCCGCTGGCCGAATACGCCAACCCGGTCTTCGCCGCGGCGGCGGCCGGTCAGGTCGTGACGGTGGCCGAGGCCTGGCAGGCGACGCTCGCCTTCACCTTCCAGATCTATTTCGACTTCTCCGGCTACACCGACATGGCGCTGGGGCTGGCCTTGCTGCTCGGCATCGTGCTGCCGCCGAATTTCGAGGCGCCCTATCGCGCGGCGAGCATCCAGGATTTCTGGCGCCGCTGGCACATGACGCTGTCGCGCTTCCTGCGCGACTATCTCTACATTGGGCTCGGCGGCTCGCGGCACGGGCTGCCCACCCAGATCTGGGCGCTGTTTGCGACGATGGCGCTCGGCGGGCTCTGGCACGGCGCCGGCCTCACCTTCGTCGCCTGGGGCGCGGCCCATGGGCTGGCGCTCATCGTCGCCCTGTTGTGGCGCCGCGCCGGCTGGCCGATGCCGCCGCTCCTCGGCTGGCTCCTGACCTTCGTCTTCGTCGCGCTCTGCTGGGTGCTGTTCCGGGCGACGAGCTTCGAGGCGGCTCTGGCGATCTACAAGGGGCTCTTCGGCCTCGCCCCGCTCGGCACCGGCTTCAAATGGCGGGCGCTGCTGCCGGCGGCCGCCTTCGCGATCATCGGCCCGACCGCCTGGGCGCTGGTCCATCGGCTCCCGCCGGCACGCTGGCTCGCGTTCGCGGCGGGTGTGCTGTTCGTCCTCATCCTCTTCAAGATCGGCGAAGACGCCAATTATGAGTTCATCTACTTCCAGTTCTGA
- the dksA gene encoding RNA polymerase-binding protein DksA: MSKQIILDADYKPSDDEPFMNDRQREYFRGKLMAWKDEILKEARETLVTLQSESENHPDIADRASSETDRAIELRARDRQRKLIAKIDAAIARIDDNTYGYCEETGEPISLKRLEARPIATLSLEAQERHERNERVFRDD, from the coding sequence ATGTCGAAGCAGATCATCCTCGACGCGGACTACAAGCCCAGCGACGACGAACCGTTCATGAACGACCGGCAGCGCGAGTATTTCCGGGGCAAGCTGATGGCCTGGAAGGACGAGATCCTGAAGGAAGCCCGCGAGACCCTGGTGACGCTGCAGAGCGAGAGCGAGAACCACCCCGACATCGCCGACCGGGCCTCGTCCGAAACCGACCGCGCCATCGAGCTGCGCGCCCGCGACCGCCAGCGCAAGCTGATCGCCAAGATCGACGCCGCCATCGCCCGCATCGACGACAACACCTATGGCTATTGCGAGGAGACCGGCGAGCCGATCTCGCTGAAGCGGCTGGAGGCCCGGCCGATCGCGACGCTCTCGCTCGAAGCCCAGGAGCGCCACGAGCGCAACGAGCGCGTCTTCCGCGACGATTGA
- a CDS encoding alpha/beta hydrolase, producing the protein MLRRIMRPSRAGLLAVLALGLGGCAGDVRGVLVPVASPAPDSSRVTMLVATTRAPDPDAGLLFSGERGAPTFAEITVSVPAEGRRKIGEVQWPKALPGNPETDFVTLKVEKLDQKAAVSRFNKAVQKVPKRRVMVFIHGFNNRFEDAVYRFAQIVHDSKAEVVPILFTWPSRGSVFAYGYDRESGNYSRRALENLFQALARDPAVGEVSVLAHSMGNWVTLEALREMSIRNGTISPKIANVMLAAPDVDVDVFRSQIADMEGRRPKFTLFVSQDDRALAASRRVWGSTARLGAINPDAEPYRSELEKAGITVLNLTSLRSGDRLNHGKFAESPEVVKLIGSRLIEGQPITDTRIGLGEKVMQVTAGTAHAVGSVAGLAISAPVAIVDPHTRRNFADKTDAVGQSLRDVGDHATSE; encoded by the coding sequence ATGTTGCGTCGGATCATGCGGCCATCGCGGGCCGGTCTTTTGGCCGTCCTGGCGCTGGGGCTCGGCGGCTGTGCCGGCGATGTCCGCGGCGTGCTCGTGCCCGTGGCCAGTCCCGCCCCCGATTCCAGCCGCGTCACCATGCTGGTTGCCACCACCCGCGCGCCCGACCCGGATGCCGGGCTTTTGTTCTCGGGCGAGCGCGGCGCGCCGACCTTCGCCGAGATCACCGTCTCCGTGCCCGCCGAGGGGCGCCGCAAGATCGGCGAGGTGCAGTGGCCCAAGGCCCTGCCCGGCAATCCCGAGACCGATTTCGTCACGCTCAAGGTCGAGAAGCTCGACCAGAAGGCCGCCGTCTCCCGCTTCAACAAGGCGGTGCAGAAGGTGCCCAAGCGCCGCGTCATGGTCTTCATCCACGGCTTCAACAACCGCTTCGAGGATGCCGTCTACCGCTTCGCCCAGATCGTCCACGACTCGAAGGCCGAGGTCGTGCCGATCCTGTTCACCTGGCCCTCGCGCGGCTCGGTCTTCGCCTATGGCTATGACCGCGAGAGCGGCAACTACTCGCGCCGCGCGCTGGAGAACCTGTTCCAGGCGCTGGCGCGCGACCCCGCCGTCGGCGAGGTCTCGGTGCTCGCCCACTCGATGGGCAACTGGGTGACGCTCGAGGCGCTGCGCGAAATGTCGATCCGCAACGGCACGATCTCGCCCAAGATCGCCAATGTCATGCTGGCGGCGCCCGATGTCGACGTCGACGTCTTCCGCAGCCAGATCGCCGACATGGAAGGCCGCCGCCCGAAATTCACCCTCTTCGTCTCGCAGGACGACCGGGCGCTGGCGGCCTCGCGGCGGGTCTGGGGCAGCACCGCGCGCCTGGGCGCGATCAACCCCGATGCCGAGCCCTACCGGTCGGAGCTCGAGAAGGCCGGCATCACCGTCCTGAACCTGACCTCGCTGCGCTCGGGCGACCGGCTCAACCACGGCAAATTCGCCGAGAGCCCCGAGGTGGTGAAGCTGATCGGCTCGCGGCTGATCGAAGGCCAGCCGATCACCGACACCCGCATCGGGCTGGGCGAGAAGGTGATGCAGGTCACCGCCGGCACCGCCCACGCGGTCGGCTCCGTCGCCGGGCTGGCGATCTCGGCCCCGGTCGCGATCGTCGATCCCCACACCCGCCGCAACTTCGCCGACAAGACCGACGCCGTCGGCCAGTCCCTGCGCGACGTCGGCGACCACGCCACGAGCGAGTAA
- a CDS encoding DNA adenine methylase gives MKPFIKWAGGKRWLLNDPSFGLPSFDGRYIEPFLGGGAVFFHLAPAQAILSDVNDRLIATYRSIRDEWQPVQACLSEYDQKHSKDFYYEERARQHAEPYRQAAQFLYLNRTCFNGLYRENLRGQFNVPLGSKVQVTLVDDDFRKASELLARADLRTSDFEPVVDEAREGDLLFLDPPYTTAHNCNGFVKYNQKIFSWDDQKRLMNAVSGARRRGAKVVLTNADHPSIHALYVDLGVPQVVSRPSVIAGSANSRRGTTEALFIF, from the coding sequence TTGAAGCCTTTCATAAAGTGGGCAGGCGGAAAACGCTGGCTGCTCAACGACCCCAGCTTTGGTCTGCCAAGCTTTGACGGGCGGTACATTGAACCGTTCCTGGGCGGCGGCGCGGTATTCTTTCACCTTGCTCCGGCGCAGGCAATCCTATCTGATGTGAATGATCGCTTGATCGCTACCTATCGTTCGATCCGCGATGAGTGGCAACCGGTTCAGGCTTGCCTGTCCGAATATGATCAGAAGCATTCGAAAGATTTTTATTATGAGGAAAGAGCGCGCCAGCACGCAGAGCCATATCGTCAAGCGGCTCAGTTTCTTTACCTCAATCGCACGTGCTTCAACGGTCTGTACCGCGAGAACCTCAGGGGGCAGTTCAACGTGCCGCTAGGCTCGAAAGTACAGGTGACGCTGGTCGACGATGATTTCCGGAAGGCAAGCGAATTGCTGGCGCGGGCCGACCTGCGGACGAGCGACTTCGAGCCCGTTGTCGACGAGGCCCGAGAAGGCGATCTGTTGTTTCTCGATCCGCCCTACACCACCGCCCACAATTGCAATGGCTTCGTAAAGTATAACCAGAAGATCTTCAGTTGGGATGATCAGAAGCGCCTGATGAACGCAGTCAGCGGGGCCAGGCGGCGCGGGGCAAAGGTTGTGCTGACCAATGCCGACCACCCGAGCATCCATGCGCTGTACGTCGACCTCGGTGTGCCACAGGTTGTTTCGCGACCGTCAGTTATCGCTGGTTCTGCTAATTCTCGGCGCGGCACCACCGAGGCGCTGTTCATTTTCTAG
- a CDS encoding DGQHR domain-containing protein, which translates to MPFIDPAEAVSLRNKMSSDKSQLGKIFAAKSAKFQTRNVDHSLVDGLLEAGWEEFGAPLKTKTRLRKAKSHNVQFEDDIWCQLYRLGYRQLNVDETFCLPFGQSSAEKKQIDVVAINDDTVLLVECKSSEAPAKAPSYKTEFDALRLRLDGFRKSIDQSFGPGRRIKYLFATRNLRLARDSADVIRLNEAGGFYYNDNTFEYVDSLIKAYRDAAHYQFMGLLMKGQQINKDKIEVPAIEGTMGNKTYYMFSLEPQTLLKIGFVLHRTRANESEMPTYQRLLLPSRLKGITKFIDGGGYFPNSAILNFNEREAKLEFQGQARSKDSASRTGLLKIPNAFAIAYIIDGQHRIYGYANSRFKGSNTIPVVAFKNLDPGDQLELFMQINENQKAVSPTLRITLEEDLYWNASRLDSRLKALRSSVIRALGGDTSGPLYNKISLGEDKAALQAKPFADALLRCKLLPEGRGNRFVDGTTATSLYEAANVDYNAEMMKARDRTVGLINACYELCEEVLNPDQEAFQTYILSNRGSFAFVSLIGDLHAFETDRGFISIKSTTAERIAALEKYLLVLFKALQTISPENAEALTGKLGSGAETTWLRIFQGYIHAKFADYNPPELQDWKERQDKALQTEGRELGTRIERHMKHFIIGQLKALFGENWDIEIGSIQRDCETRAKEQMEKSYKEGLGRLEIPWTDQFFIKDYKTIIEKYWTKVPELKTNAQSFEQHFSIDVGHGFGSKSDKIKWISLFNTLRNNWAHEGTKEKGLNKSDVDFLSKVHRKLGL; encoded by the coding sequence GTGCCGTTTATTGATCCCGCCGAAGCGGTTTCGCTTCGCAACAAAATGAGCTCAGACAAGTCGCAGCTGGGCAAAATCTTTGCTGCGAAGTCCGCAAAATTTCAAACCCGGAACGTCGACCATAGTCTGGTCGATGGGCTGCTAGAGGCGGGCTGGGAAGAATTCGGCGCGCCGCTCAAGACCAAAACTAGGCTGCGCAAGGCTAAAAGCCACAACGTACAGTTCGAGGATGACATCTGGTGTCAGCTTTATAGGCTTGGCTACCGACAGCTTAACGTCGACGAAACGTTCTGCTTGCCATTCGGTCAGAGCTCTGCAGAGAAAAAGCAGATCGACGTTGTTGCGATCAATGATGACACGGTGCTGCTCGTCGAATGCAAGTCCAGCGAAGCACCAGCGAAGGCTCCATCCTACAAAACCGAATTCGACGCGCTACGCTTGCGCCTCGACGGCTTTCGCAAATCGATCGATCAGTCATTCGGCCCCGGTCGCCGGATAAAATATCTCTTTGCGACACGCAACCTACGGTTGGCGCGCGATTCCGCTGACGTAATCAGGCTGAATGAGGCCGGCGGATTCTATTACAACGATAATACGTTTGAATATGTCGATAGCCTGATCAAGGCGTACCGCGATGCTGCACACTATCAATTCATGGGCCTACTCATGAAGGGGCAGCAGATCAACAAAGACAAGATCGAGGTTCCCGCCATCGAAGGCACCATGGGAAACAAAACGTATTATATGTTCTCGCTCGAACCCCAGACCCTGCTTAAGATCGGATTTGTACTGCACCGGACCCGCGCGAACGAATCGGAAATGCCGACCTATCAGCGGCTGCTTTTGCCGTCGCGACTGAAGGGCATCACCAAATTTATCGATGGGGGCGGCTATTTTCCCAATTCGGCGATCCTCAATTTCAATGAACGCGAAGCGAAACTTGAATTTCAGGGGCAGGCGCGATCCAAGGATTCGGCGTCGCGTACTGGCTTGCTAAAAATCCCGAATGCGTTTGCGATCGCCTATATCATAGACGGCCAGCACCGCATCTACGGTTACGCAAATTCGAGGTTCAAAGGAAGCAACACCATCCCGGTCGTAGCTTTCAAGAATCTTGATCCGGGTGATCAACTCGAACTTTTTATGCAAATCAACGAAAACCAGAAGGCGGTGAGCCCGACTTTGCGGATCACGCTTGAAGAGGACCTGTACTGGAACGCCAGTCGCCTGGATTCGAGGTTGAAGGCGCTGCGCTCGTCAGTGATCCGCGCATTGGGCGGCGACACATCTGGTCCGCTCTACAACAAGATTTCGCTTGGCGAGGACAAGGCTGCGCTCCAGGCAAAGCCGTTCGCCGACGCACTGCTCAGGTGTAAATTACTACCAGAAGGAAGAGGCAATAGATTCGTCGACGGGACCACAGCAACGTCGCTCTACGAAGCGGCCAACGTCGACTATAACGCAGAGATGATGAAGGCGCGCGATCGCACCGTCGGTCTCATCAATGCATGCTACGAGCTCTGCGAGGAGGTCTTGAATCCGGATCAGGAAGCATTCCAAACCTACATCCTCTCAAACCGCGGCAGCTTCGCATTTGTTTCTTTAATCGGTGATCTCCATGCCTTTGAGACAGACCGTGGTTTTATCTCCATCAAATCGACCACCGCCGAGCGGATCGCGGCGCTCGAAAAATATCTGCTCGTGCTGTTCAAAGCGTTGCAGACAATCTCGCCTGAGAACGCCGAAGCTTTGACGGGCAAGCTCGGTAGTGGCGCGGAAACCACGTGGCTGCGGATTTTTCAGGGCTATATCCACGCCAAGTTTGCCGACTACAATCCGCCGGAACTTCAGGATTGGAAGGAGCGGCAGGACAAGGCGCTGCAGACTGAGGGCCGGGAACTGGGCACGCGGATTGAGCGCCACATGAAGCATTTCATTATCGGTCAGTTGAAGGCCCTGTTCGGTGAGAATTGGGACATCGAGATCGGATCGATCCAGCGCGACTGTGAGACGCGTGCGAAAGAGCAAATGGAAAAGAGCTATAAGGAGGGACTGGGGCGCCTCGAAATACCTTGGACCGATCAATTTTTCATCAAGGACTACAAAACAATCATCGAGAAGTACTGGACGAAAGTACCTGAATTAAAAACGAACGCCCAGTCGTTCGAGCAGCATTTTTCAATTGATGTCGGCCACGGATTCGGCAGCAAATCTGATAAGATAAAGTGGATTTCTCTTTTCAATACGCTACGCAATAACTGGGCGCATGAGGGAACGAAGGAAAAGGGCCTGAACAAGAGTGATGTCGATTTTCTTTCAAAAGTTCACCGCAAGCTCGGCTTGTAG
- the flgH gene encoding flagellar basal body L-ring protein FlgH, with translation MIPVANPTPRTPLRSGARIAGLLLLGVSLSACGAADRLANVGAAPALSPIEDPTASKGYKPVQMPMPAMEHASYAPNSLWRTGSRAFFKDQRARLVGDLVTVKVKVTDKAQLNNTTKRSRKNGEDVGADNFLGYENKLDKYLPDGASAGSLLKLDSAASSEGAGSVNRSETLATNVAAVVTQTLPNGNLVIEGKQEIRVNFEVRELIVAGVIRPEDIESDNTIESTKIAQARIAYGGRGQITDVQQPRYGQQVMDILLPF, from the coding sequence ATGATCCCTGTCGCGAACCCCACCCCCCGCACCCCCCTCCGCAGCGGGGCCCGCATCGCCGGCCTGCTGCTGCTGGGCGTCTCGCTCAGCGCCTGCGGCGCCGCCGACCGGCTCGCCAATGTCGGCGCCGCCCCCGCGCTCTCGCCGATCGAGGACCCGACCGCGAGCAAGGGCTACAAGCCCGTGCAGATGCCGATGCCGGCGATGGAGCACGCCTCCTACGCGCCGAACTCGCTCTGGCGCACGGGCTCCCGCGCCTTCTTCAAGGACCAGCGCGCCCGGCTCGTCGGCGATCTCGTGACCGTCAAGGTCAAGGTCACCGACAAGGCGCAGCTCAACAACACGACCAAGCGCAGCCGCAAGAACGGCGAGGATGTCGGCGCCGACAACTTCCTCGGCTACGAGAACAAGCTCGACAAATACCTGCCCGACGGCGCCAGCGCCGGCTCGCTGCTCAAGCTCGACTCCGCCGCCTCGAGCGAGGGCGCGGGCTCGGTCAACCGCTCCGAGACGCTGGCGACGAACGTCGCCGCTGTCGTCACCCAGACGCTGCCCAACGGCAACCTCGTGATCGAGGGCAAGCAGGAGATCCGGGTGAATTTCGAGGTGCGCGAGCTGATCGTCGCCGGCGTGATCCGGCCGGAGGACATCGAGAGCGACAACACCATCGAATCGACCAAGATCGCCCAGGCCCGCATCGCCTATGGCGGCCGCGGCCAGATCACCGACGTCCAGCAGCCGCGCTACGGCCAGCAGGTGATGGACATCCTGCTGCCGTTCTAA
- the flgA gene encoding flagellar basal body P-ring formation chaperone FlgA translates to MTRSTLCLSLAAALLLGAQAAAAQAPSPTRPAVAVAALATAPAPAAVPARPSRLQLRSDITLSRDLVSFGDLIAGLGLEAAQTPAFRAPALGETGTIQVARIVEAARGAGIITSAAELEGAGQAQVVVTRAARRVMASDIEEAVKTGLQERYGVDARAFALTIDGGAPTIAVEPELTGEAVVSDLAYDARTRRLQARVTVPGSMALRLKPVRIAGQLVETVEVIVPRRAIARGETLGKADVVVERRPRDGQVTDLIGDPRVAIDKVATRALMAGAPLRAGDLRREEIVAKGDLVTLVYESRGLTITMRGRAGEAGAMGDVVSVTNPQSKRVLHGTVSGPGRISIQASASGRVASAP, encoded by the coding sequence ATGACCCGCTCCACGCTTTGCCTTTCGCTCGCCGCCGCGCTGCTGCTCGGCGCCCAGGCCGCCGCCGCGCAGGCGCCGTCGCCGACCCGTCCCGCCGTCGCGGTGGCCGCGCTCGCGACGGCCCCGGCGCCGGCGGCCGTGCCGGCCCGGCCGAGCCGCCTGCAGCTGCGCTCAGACATCACCCTGTCGCGCGATCTCGTCTCCTTCGGCGACCTGATCGCCGGGCTCGGCCTCGAGGCGGCCCAGACTCCGGCCTTCCGGGCGCCGGCGCTGGGCGAGACCGGCACGATCCAGGTCGCGCGCATCGTCGAGGCGGCGCGCGGGGCCGGCATCATCACGTCGGCCGCCGAGCTCGAGGGCGCCGGCCAGGCGCAGGTCGTCGTCACCCGCGCGGCGCGCCGCGTCATGGCGTCGGACATCGAGGAGGCCGTGAAGACCGGGCTGCAGGAGCGCTACGGCGTCGATGCCCGCGCCTTCGCCCTGACCATCGACGGCGGCGCGCCGACGATTGCGGTCGAGCCCGAGCTGACCGGCGAGGCCGTGGTGAGCGATCTCGCCTATGACGCCCGCACGCGGCGCCTGCAGGCCCGGGTGACGGTGCCCGGCAGCATGGCGCTGCGCCTGAAGCCGGTCCGCATCGCCGGCCAGCTGGTCGAGACCGTCGAGGTGATCGTGCCCAGGCGCGCGATTGCCCGCGGCGAGACCCTGGGCAAGGCCGATGTCGTGGTCGAGCGCCGCCCGCGCGACGGCCAGGTGACCGATCTGATCGGCGATCCGCGCGTCGCCATCGACAAGGTCGCGACCCGGGCCCTGATGGCCGGGGCGCCGCTGCGGGCCGGCGATCTGCGCCGCGAGGAGATCGTCGCCAAGGGCGACCTGGTTACGCTGGTCTACGAATCCCGCGGCCTGACCATCACCATGCGCGGCCGGGCCGGAGAGGCCGGCGCGATGGGCGATGTCGTCAGCGTCACCAACCCCCAGTCCAAGCGCGTGCTGCACGGCACGGTGAGCGGGCCCGGCCGGATCTCGATCCAGGCGTCCGCCTCCGGCCGCGTCGCCAGCGCGCCCTGA